The following are encoded in a window of Methylicorpusculum oleiharenae genomic DNA:
- a CDS encoding SAVED domain-containing protein yields MNKIIHRLLDLLELYFRRSPAGKLVGTGALLVAAGSTFDVKLNFGARASEQEYVEGQLATADTEWWISAGCLAIGAVLIGIGLWFSWQLFQDQRRKRVIAIELRGLTQSVDTPLESAIPRRVLGARHALLIDVRNQIDGTKTQRQAAIDLVNLLPQQLKLAKDGRDRNDLAVYAGGLAPVPVLFLAGTLLASESTIHWMDWDRKELHWTSPSDGVDVGELAPVDFSSVNGDEIVCAMSISYPIDRNELTVSFPNLPIVEVKLDGAYPGRVISEASIQNIMQQFMQAVAAMQGMGIRKIHLALAAPSVLTMRLGSCYAPRNMPVMIVYQYQRAQTENPYPWGIEMPNSDRFSGLLIEQNHGLS; encoded by the coding sequence ATGAATAAAATAATCCACCGCCTTTTAGATTTATTGGAATTGTATTTCCGTAGATCCCCTGCCGGTAAGCTGGTTGGAACCGGCGCGCTCTTAGTGGCAGCAGGCTCCACATTTGATGTAAAACTAAACTTCGGCGCGCGTGCTTCGGAACAAGAGTATGTTGAAGGCCAACTCGCTACCGCCGATACGGAATGGTGGATCAGCGCTGGTTGTTTGGCCATCGGTGCAGTGCTGATCGGTATAGGTTTGTGGTTCTCATGGCAACTTTTCCAGGATCAACGCCGCAAGCGAGTTATTGCTATTGAGTTACGCGGACTGACCCAGTCGGTTGATACACCCCTTGAATCAGCAATTCCGCGCCGTGTGTTGGGGGCGCGTCATGCACTGTTAATCGATGTTCGAAATCAAATTGACGGTACTAAAACTCAGCGACAAGCAGCGATTGATTTAGTAAATCTTCTTCCGCAACAACTCAAACTTGCAAAAGATGGACGCGATCGAAATGACCTTGCTGTTTATGCAGGCGGCCTCGCGCCAGTGCCTGTTTTGTTTCTAGCCGGCACATTGCTTGCCTCCGAAAGTACAATCCATTGGATGGATTGGGATCGTAAAGAGTTACACTGGACTTCACCGAGCGACGGAGTCGATGTCGGTGAATTAGCGCCTGTGGATTTTTCATCTGTCAACGGCGACGAGATAGTCTGCGCCATGTCCATTTCATATCCAATAGACAGGAACGAATTGACTGTATCGTTTCCTAATTTGCCGATTGTTGAGGTGAAATTAGACGGTGCCTATCCAGGCCGAGTTATTAGCGAAGCTTCGATTCAAAACATCATGCAGCAATTCATGCAGGCAGTCGCCGCAATGCAAGGAATGGGAATTCGCAAAATCCACTTGGCCCTGGCTGCGCCTAGCGTACTAACGATGCGATTAGGAAGTTGTTATGCTCCACGGAATATGCCAGTAATGATCGTTTACCAATATCAACGCGCACAAACCGAAAATCCTTATCCTTGGGGAATTGAGATGCCAAATTCGGATCGGTTTTCAGGTTTGTTGATAGAACAGAATCATGGGTTAAGTTAA
- a CDS encoding ATP-binding protein: MADDSLQNSLFEEDYLLRELGSVAHVPQVALTELVANAWDAGASRVDIQIPEKVGDNLTVRDDGHGMTAAQFSKRWMTLRYDRLKYQGEDVEFPAGRSARQRKAYGRNGVGRHGLLCFGDEYQVETWRDGALSTFLVGTESGPSPFVLRNKEVGSRNGSGTRLIVRVERHLPDPEEILTVLAARFIHDPEFEIRVNGIVRPMQDIEGIVSRTEIDFGGGNTATVIVIDSTCVNHSSVHQGVAFWVKHRLVGTPSWTVGQIHSFDGRTRFARRYKVIVDTHGFESEVEPDWTSFKKSERVHELFKKTTACIIEVAASIAAEVIEESLEDALTENRLELAGLGRGAQYEVTEFTKAIAQAHPTVSPDFLATAVNAVINLEKTKSGAALLQKLSALPADDIDSLDRLLDEWSVKDALRVLDEIDSRLSVIETIRRISGDPNTDELHTLHPLVLRSRWLFGPEFESEEYCSNVSLQKVARELFKNTTAEFDNPRKRPDIVVLPDKTTIELTGIEAFDVADPTVSRIQNILLIELKKGGFPIARTEVNQADAYVQDIVNSGFISGSPYICAWVVGETIVKGLVHRFIKTFTK, encoded by the coding sequence ATGGCTGATGACTCCTTACAAAATTCGCTATTTGAAGAGGATTATCTTCTCCGAGAACTTGGTTCAGTTGCCCATGTGCCGCAAGTCGCGCTCACTGAATTGGTTGCCAATGCCTGGGATGCCGGTGCATCGCGGGTTGACATACAAATACCGGAAAAAGTCGGAGACAACTTGACGGTACGGGATGATGGTCACGGCATGACTGCGGCGCAGTTCAGTAAACGCTGGATGACATTGCGTTATGACCGTCTAAAATATCAAGGCGAGGATGTTGAATTTCCGGCTGGGCGTTCTGCTCGTCAACGTAAAGCCTATGGCCGTAACGGCGTTGGGCGACATGGCTTGCTCTGTTTTGGCGATGAATACCAAGTTGAGACTTGGCGGGACGGAGCCTTAAGCACTTTTCTTGTCGGCACGGAATCCGGCCCAAGCCCCTTTGTATTACGCAACAAAGAAGTAGGAAGCCGGAACGGCAGCGGCACCCGCCTTATCGTACGAGTTGAACGACATCTTCCCGACCCTGAAGAAATCTTGACGGTGCTTGCCGCCAGATTTATTCACGATCCTGAGTTCGAAATTCGCGTTAACGGCATTGTTCGCCCCATGCAGGACATTGAGGGTATCGTCAGCAGAACCGAGATTGATTTTGGCGGTGGCAATACGGCTACGGTGATCGTTATCGATTCCACCTGTGTAAATCATTCATCGGTTCATCAAGGCGTTGCATTTTGGGTGAAGCATCGGCTGGTCGGCACCCCATCCTGGACAGTTGGCCAAATCCATAGTTTTGATGGCCGCACCCGTTTCGCTCGCCGCTACAAGGTGATTGTCGATACTCACGGATTCGAAAGCGAAGTGGAACCGGATTGGACCAGCTTCAAGAAAAGTGAACGAGTACATGAGCTGTTCAAAAAGACCACTGCATGCATTATTGAAGTGGCAGCATCCATTGCCGCTGAAGTTATTGAAGAATCCTTGGAAGATGCCCTTACTGAAAATCGACTGGAACTTGCCGGTTTAGGTAGAGGTGCGCAATACGAAGTCACTGAATTTACCAAAGCGATTGCTCAAGCTCATCCGACGGTATCCCCAGACTTTCTCGCTACGGCAGTGAATGCTGTCATTAACCTGGAAAAAACCAAGAGTGGCGCGGCACTACTGCAAAAATTGTCGGCTCTGCCGGCCGATGACATTGATAGCCTCGACCGACTGCTCGACGAGTGGTCAGTAAAGGATGCGCTACGAGTTCTCGATGAAATCGATAGTCGTTTAAGCGTTATTGAGACGATCAGAAGAATTTCAGGCGATCCAAATACCGATGAACTGCATACATTACATCCGTTAGTACTTCGCTCACGCTGGTTATTTGGCCCTGAATTTGAGTCGGAAGAATATTGCTCAAACGTAAGTCTGCAAAAAGTGGCTAGAGAGCTTTTTAAAAACACGACCGCTGAGTTCGATAATCCCAGAAAACGGCCAGATATTGTCGTATTACCGGACAAAACCACTATCGAGCTAACAGGGATAGAAGCATTCGATGTCGCTGACCCAACTGTTTCTCGCATACAAAATATTTTGCTTATTGAGCTTAAAAAAGGCGGATTCCCGATAGCTCGAACCGAGGTAAATCAAGCCGATGCCTATGTGCAAGACATTGTAAACTCTGGATTCATCAGTGGCTCACCGTATATTTGCGCCTGGGTGGTTGGGGAAACCATTGTAAAAGGACTAGTACATCGTTTCATAAAAACATTTACAAAATAA
- a CDS encoding restriction endonuclease subunit S gives MSRWPMVSLGELLRRSNETAILDFNTEYHEVTIRLWGKGVFSRGRVRGGDVGTSRQLVRANQLILSKIDARNGAIGIVPPELDGAIVSNDFPSFEFAEKLDSSFMGWLVRSTPFVELCKAASEGTTNRVRIKEDRFLTQQIQLPSLEKQQIIVARLNQLADKVRQVKEHLDAAENDAFRLLISMATRRDLSDEQRKSMGWKETAIGDFAKLALSPVTVDANENYPNIGIYSFAKGLFEKPPIEGSRTSAKTLYKIRNGQFIYSRLFAFEGGYALVPPEFDGYYVSNEFPTFDIDLEKATSKFLITLFLTEQDWQELARSSKGVGDRRLRIQPEKILHRKIWLPPLREQERIEKMFDAYQALKNKHTGIREANQALIPATLERLFSSEGHQHG, from the coding sequence ATGAGTCGGTGGCCCATGGTTTCTTTAGGTGAGTTGCTTAGGCGAAGCAATGAGACCGCAATACTTGATTTCAATACTGAATATCATGAAGTAACGATTCGGCTTTGGGGCAAAGGCGTTTTCAGCAGAGGTAGAGTAAGAGGCGGTGATGTAGGAACATCTCGCCAATTGGTTCGAGCCAATCAACTTATCCTGTCGAAGATTGATGCCAGAAATGGTGCGATCGGCATTGTTCCCCCGGAATTGGATGGCGCAATCGTTAGTAACGATTTTCCATCCTTCGAATTTGCCGAAAAGCTCGACTCTTCATTCATGGGTTGGCTAGTTCGGTCAACACCCTTTGTTGAGCTATGCAAAGCTGCTAGCGAAGGTACAACCAACCGGGTTCGAATTAAAGAAGATCGATTTTTAACTCAGCAAATCCAATTACCCTCGTTAGAAAAGCAGCAAATCATCGTTGCCCGCCTGAATCAATTGGCGGACAAAGTACGGCAAGTCAAAGAACATCTGGATGCTGCTGAAAATGATGCTTTTCGGCTGTTGATCTCGATGGCAACCCGTCGTGATCTATCTGATGAACAACGTAAGTCAATGGGTTGGAAAGAAACTGCTATTGGCGATTTCGCTAAGCTAGCCCTATCTCCGGTTACCGTAGACGCCAATGAAAACTACCCCAATATAGGTATCTACAGTTTTGCCAAGGGATTATTCGAGAAACCTCCAATCGAAGGCAGCCGCACCAGTGCAAAAACGCTTTATAAAATCAGAAATGGTCAGTTTATCTATAGCCGTCTCTTCGCATTTGAAGGCGGATACGCATTGGTACCACCTGAATTCGATGGCTACTATGTTTCGAATGAATTTCCTACATTTGATATTGACCTAGAAAAAGCAACATCCAAGTTTTTAATCACTTTGTTTCTGACCGAACAGGATTGGCAAGAGCTTGCGAGGTCGAGTAAGGGTGTGGGCGATAGAAGACTTCGCATCCAACCAGAAAAAATATTGCATCGAAAAATATGGTTGCCACCACTCAGGGAGCAAGAACGGATTGAAAAAATGTTCGATGCTTACCAAGCACTCAAGAACAAACATACGGGAATCCGCGAAGCCAATCAGGCGTTGATTCCTGCCACGTTAGAACGCCTATTTTCATCCGAGGGCCACCAACATGGCTGA
- a CDS encoding PDDEXK nuclease domain-containing protein: MSETNDLPIAYGDIHTDIVQLLENARLAAARSVNALMTASYWEIGRRIVEFEQGGEDRAAYGEALTERLALDLTHRFGRGFSVRNLQQMRAFYLAWPLEPICQTVSGKLARNTQTLSAPSFMSPIQQTLSAESSSTPIIQTASGQLLTLATLAEAFQLPWSAYVRLLSVKKPEARGFYETEALRCGWTVRQLDRQINSQFYERAALSKNKVAMLAQAEHAEPDDAITPEQAIKDPFVLEFLNLKDQYSESDLEDALIQHLADFLLELGDDFAFVGRQRRLRLDDTWFRIDLLFFHRRLKCLVVIDLKVGKFSYADAGQMHMYLNYAREHWMKPGENPPVGLILCAAKGAAEAHYALDNLPNKVLAAEYQTVLPNEKLLAEELERSRTELEARRLLGSKNEGEA, from the coding sequence ATGAGCGAAACCAACGATTTGCCTATTGCCTACGGTGACATTCATACCGACATCGTCCAACTGCTGGAAAATGCTCGCCTCGCCGCCGCACGTAGCGTCAATGCCTTAATGACAGCCAGTTATTGGGAGATAGGCCGCCGCATCGTCGAATTCGAACAAGGCGGCGAAGATCGCGCAGCGTATGGTGAAGCCTTGACTGAACGTCTTGCTCTCGATTTGACCCATCGTTTTGGCCGGGGCTTTAGCGTTCGTAATCTCCAGCAAATGCGGGCGTTTTATCTGGCCTGGCCATTGGAGCCAATTTGCCAAACGGTGTCTGGCAAATTAGCGCGAAATACGCAGACACTGTCTGCGCCATCTTTCATGTCACCCATTCAGCAGACATTGTCTGCAGAATCTTCTTCAACGCCAATTATCCAGACAGCGTCTGGACAATTACTCACGCTCGCAACCTTGGCCGAAGCCTTCCAACTGCCCTGGTCGGCTTACGTGCGCTTGCTTTCGGTCAAAAAACCGGAAGCGCGCGGCTTCTACGAAACCGAAGCCCTGCGTTGCGGCTGGACGGTGCGGCAACTGGATCGGCAGATCAACAGCCAGTTTTACGAGCGCGCCGCGTTATCCAAAAACAAAGTCGCGATGTTGGCGCAAGCGGAACACGCCGAACCGGATGACGCCATCACCCCGGAACAAGCCATCAAGGATCCGTTCGTACTGGAATTTCTCAACCTGAAAGACCAATACTCGGAATCCGATCTCGAAGACGCGCTGATCCAGCATTTGGCCGACTTTCTGCTGGAATTGGGCGACGATTTTGCCTTTGTCGGTCGCCAGCGCCGCTTGCGGCTCGACGATACTTGGTTTCGCATCGATTTGCTGTTTTTCCATCGCCGCCTGAAATGTCTGGTGGTGATTGACCTTAAGGTCGGCAAGTTCAGCTATGCCGATGCAGGCCAAATGCACATGTACCTGAATTATGCCCGCGAACACTGGATGAAACCCGGCGAAAACCCGCCGGTGGGCCTGATACTCTGCGCCGCAAAGGGTGCCGCAGAAGCCCATTACGCCTTGGATAACCTGCCGAACAAGGTACTGGCCGCCGAATATCAAACCGTGCTGCCGAATGAAAAGCTGTTGGCGGAAGAATTGGAGCGGTCGCGGACCGAGTTGGAGGCGCGGCGGTTGTTGGGTTCGAAAAATGAGGGTGAGGCATGA
- a CDS encoding HsdM family class I SAM-dependent methyltransferase, whose protein sequence is MKSALEFTSANQCQSGDGLLGGEEEAGIKANFPANMQTSETALLFLQLIMRKLRVAGFGAERGGRTGMDPVHSGTSSVRGGRAGVVVPNGILFGDGVCATIKEELLKEFNLHTIVRLPQGVFAPYTDIPANLLFFERGGPTETIWYYEQPLPEGRKKYSKTAPLQFEELEPALNWWHNREETPQAWKVDFARKSTEALTAAEPHWQRAKNERASSLALGKQIRELEQAVSAAGNGDKAALQTQLRDLKAKQQAHEAAAKAAQSEGDAQYWPIYNLDQKNPHAKAGLEHADPKDLIASMRSHETEVMRLLGEIETLVHKVEQ, encoded by the coding sequence GTGAAGAGCGCTCTTGAGTTTACATCAGCAAACCAATGCCAGAGCGGTGATGGCCTTCTCGGTGGCGAAGAAGAAGCGGGCATTAAAGCCAATTTTCCGGCCAACATGCAAACCTCTGAAACCGCTTTGCTGTTCTTGCAATTGATCATGCGCAAATTGCGTGTTGCCGGTTTTGGCGCAGAACGCGGAGGTCGTACCGGAATGGATCCCGTCCATTCCGGCACTTCCTCCGTCCGTGGAGGTCGCGCCGGTGTGGTTGTCCCTAACGGCATTCTGTTTGGCGATGGCGTTTGTGCCACCATCAAGGAAGAACTGCTCAAGGAATTCAACCTGCATACCATTGTCCGTCTACCGCAAGGCGTATTTGCGCCGTACACCGACATTCCTGCCAATCTGCTGTTTTTCGAGCGCGGCGGCCCCACCGAAACCATCTGGTATTACGAACAACCGTTACCGGAAGGCCGCAAGAAATACAGCAAAACCGCACCGTTGCAATTCGAGGAACTGGAACCGGCCTTAAACTGGTGGCACAACCGCGAGGAAACCCCGCAAGCCTGGAAAGTCGACTTTGCCAGAAAAAGCACGGAAGCTTTGACTGCCGCGGAACCCCACTGGCAACGCGCCAAAAATGAACGCGCTTCGTCTCTGGCATTGGGCAAACAGATTCGCGAACTGGAGCAAGCTGTATCCGCCGCCGGCAATGGCGACAAAGCCGCATTGCAAACCCAGCTGCGCGATCTGAAAGCCAAACAACAAGCCCACGAAGCCGCCGCTAAAGCCGCACAAAGCGAAGGGGATGCGCAGTACTGGCCGATTTATAATCTCGATCAAAAGAATCCCCACGCCAAGGCAGGCCTGGAACATGCCGATCCCAAAGACCTGATTGCCAGCATGCGCAGCCACGAAACCGAGGTCATGCGTTTATTGGGCGAGATCGAAACCTTGGTTCATAAGGTGGAGCAATGA
- a CDS encoding lysophospholipid acyltransferase family protein has translation MIDAENILRQTYPDFKLGKDNKLVVKALKKLIHEDDFNDVIRKNQHLRGFAFLDKMLAYFKFNYQVDNDSYNNIPSEGRMLIVANHPIGTLDGLALVKLIRSVRPDVRIVANRVLSHMQPLESVFLPVDVLSGKKQLKETYQAMLQALKNEEAIIIFPAGEVSRITPKGIRDGAWQSGFLKLARKAKCPILPIHIKAKNSAIFYSMSTLYKPLGTLLLVQEMFNKKNQTIKFQVGAPIPYSAIDQSGESNKLLCKRFRKHVLNLGKKQKTPLFDTVATVIHPADAKAVKKALYQSRQLGETRDGKKIFLYRFTSDCPVMQEIARLRELTFRTVEEGTGLSLDLDSFDVYYSHIVLWDDIGLEIVGAYRLGEGPRIMAEYGIEGFYTHTLFDLQGQFSSYLPNSIELGRSFVQPRYWGQHSLDYLWYGIGAYLREQPDIKYLFGPLSLSNAYPQLAKEMIIGFYRQQFGSPLTSAKARMPFVMSEECEQFAREEFSDDYPISFKVLNKELKKLGVKVPTLYKQYVELCIDKGCHFIDFNIDPEFNNCIDSLIMVEIDKIAPKKRQRYIDKPVSLNS, from the coding sequence ATGATTGATGCCGAAAACATATTACGTCAAACCTATCCCGATTTTAAACTGGGTAAAGACAACAAACTGGTAGTAAAAGCCTTAAAAAAATTAATTCATGAAGATGACTTCAACGATGTCATCCGAAAAAACCAGCATCTTCGCGGCTTTGCATTTTTAGACAAGATGCTGGCGTATTTCAAGTTCAATTACCAGGTCGATAACGACTCCTATAACAATATCCCTTCAGAAGGTCGCATGCTGATCGTCGCCAACCACCCTATCGGCACTCTTGACGGCCTGGCACTGGTAAAGCTGATTCGTTCGGTCAGGCCGGATGTGCGCATTGTCGCCAATCGTGTCCTGTCACACATGCAGCCATTGGAATCGGTGTTCTTGCCGGTGGACGTACTCAGCGGCAAAAAACAACTCAAAGAAACTTATCAGGCGATGCTGCAGGCACTGAAAAATGAAGAGGCCATAATCATTTTTCCGGCCGGCGAAGTCTCCAGAATAACGCCTAAAGGCATAAGGGATGGTGCCTGGCAAAGCGGATTTTTAAAACTGGCCAGGAAGGCGAAATGCCCCATTTTACCCATTCATATCAAGGCTAAGAATTCGGCTATTTTTTACAGCATGTCGACCTTATATAAGCCGTTAGGCACGCTGTTATTGGTTCAGGAAATGTTCAATAAAAAGAACCAAACCATCAAATTTCAGGTTGGCGCACCGATACCCTACAGCGCAATCGATCAATCCGGTGAAAGCAATAAATTGCTTTGCAAGCGTTTCCGCAAACATGTATTGAACCTCGGCAAAAAACAAAAAACGCCTTTGTTCGACACTGTTGCTACAGTGATACACCCCGCTGATGCCAAAGCCGTAAAAAAAGCCCTGTACCAGTCGCGGCAGTTGGGCGAAACCCGAGACGGAAAAAAAATCTTTCTTTATCGCTTTACCAGCGATTGTCCTGTGATGCAGGAAATTGCCCGCTTACGCGAGCTTACTTTTCGCACAGTAGAAGAAGGCACAGGCCTGTCGCTTGATTTGGATAGTTTCGATGTGTATTACAGTCACATCGTTTTGTGGGACGACATCGGCTTGGAAATCGTGGGCGCCTACCGCTTGGGTGAAGGCCCGCGGATCATGGCGGAATATGGGATAGAAGGTTTTTACACCCATACCTTGTTCGACTTGCAAGGCCAATTTTCCAGCTACCTGCCTAACAGCATAGAGCTTGGCCGCAGCTTCGTGCAACCCCGGTATTGGGGCCAGCATAGCCTGGATTACCTGTGGTACGGCATCGGTGCTTACTTACGGGAACAACCGGACATCAAATATTTATTTGGCCCCCTCAGTCTGAGTAACGCTTATCCACAATTGGCTAAAGAAATGATCATCGGTTTTTACCGTCAGCAATTTGGCTCACCATTAACTTCTGCCAAGGCACGAATGCCGTTCGTCATGTCCGAAGAATGTGAGCAATTTGCGCGTGAAGAATTCAGTGACGATTACCCTATCAGCTTCAAAGTGCTGAATAAGGAGCTAAAAAAACTGGGCGTTAAAGTGCCGACCCTTTACAAACAATATGTGGAACTGTGTATAGACAAAGGCTGTCATTTCATAGACTTCAATATCGATCCGGAATTTAACAACTGTATCGATAGCCTGATCATGGTTGAGATTGACAAAATCGCACCCAAAAAACGCCAGCGCTATATCGACAAACCAGTTTCTTTGAATTCGTAA
- a CDS encoding UDP-2,3-diacylglucosamine diphosphatase encodes MTSPQYRTIWISDLHIGSTQCQADTLLDFLKHNDSEKLYLVGDIIDFWALSKKMYWPPDHNTIIQKLLRKARHGTQIIYIPGNHDENIREYDSFVFGDVVVKNSDIHTTVTGQQFLIVHGDEYDTIARHHQWLAKIGSIGYDWLIDINRVLRFFRRLLGVQSQFSLAAYVKFKVKNVVQFISDYEESIVHTLKHEKLDGVICGHIHHAEIKQIEGFWYVNTGDFVESCTAIVEHFDGRLEMLHWRKQEQQDQETPLSLGLGDS; translated from the coding sequence ATGACCAGTCCACAGTACCGCACAATCTGGATTTCCGATCTTCACATCGGTTCCACCCAATGCCAAGCCGATACGCTATTGGATTTTCTCAAGCACAATGACAGCGAGAAACTCTATTTGGTGGGCGACATCATTGATTTTTGGGCGCTATCAAAAAAAATGTACTGGCCACCCGACCATAACACCATTATCCAAAAGCTGTTACGCAAGGCCCGTCATGGGACTCAAATCATCTACATACCGGGCAATCACGATGAAAACATCAGAGAATACGACAGCTTTGTCTTTGGTGATGTGGTTGTTAAAAATTCTGACATTCATACCACTGTCACAGGGCAACAATTTCTTATCGTCCATGGCGACGAGTACGACACCATTGCTCGCCATCATCAATGGCTTGCCAAAATCGGTAGCATCGGTTACGACTGGTTGATTGATATCAATCGTGTGTTACGTTTCTTCAGGCGATTGCTGGGCGTGCAATCCCAATTTTCGCTTGCCGCATATGTCAAATTCAAGGTCAAAAATGTCGTGCAGTTTATTTCCGATTACGAAGAAAGCATTGTTCACACGCTTAAGCATGAAAAGCTGGATGGCGTGATTTGCGGGCATATACACCATGCCGAAATCAAGCAAATTGAAGGTTTTTGGTACGTCAATACGGGCGATTTTGTGGAGAGTTGCACGGCGATCGTCGAGCACTTCGACGGGAGACTGGAGATGCTGCATTGGCGTAAACAAGAACAACAAGATCAGGAAACGCCATTATCGTTAGGCTTAGGCGATAGTTAG
- a CDS encoding DUF1566 domain-containing protein — protein sequence MNTRAKKVFSAALMSGGLMFSGLSEAVLMDRGNGMIYDTVLDVTWLQDANYAKTSGQHESGLMTWEQANAWADGLVYGGVSDWRLPTLSAANSSAFDYEFAYDGSTDYGYNITSPNSELAYMYHVNLLNRGFYSIFGDEEQLGWNETPNAFFRDGVTNAAKSIVNLEANVFWTNLEYAPDNASFAWAFATDFGVQSDLNKSGEYLAWAVRSGDIAAVPLPAPVWFLGSSLLGLMGLRRKGAI from the coding sequence ATGAATACCCGTGCTAAAAAAGTTTTTTCAGCCGCACTAATGAGTGGCGGGCTTATGTTTTCAGGCTTATCAGAAGCGGTTTTGATGGATCGCGGTAACGGTATGATCTATGACACGGTTCTTGATGTCACCTGGTTACAGGATGCAAATTATGCAAAAACCTCAGGTCAGCATGAGTCCGGATTGATGACTTGGGAACAGGCGAACGCTTGGGCCGATGGTCTGGTTTACGGCGGTGTTAGCGATTGGCGTTTGCCGACTTTGTCAGCAGCAAACAGCTCGGCTTTTGACTATGAATTTGCGTATGACGGCAGCACCGATTACGGTTACAACATTACCAGTCCAAATTCGGAATTGGCTTATATGTATCACGTCAATCTGTTAAACAGAGGCTTTTATTCAATATTCGGAGATGAAGAACAATTGGGTTGGAATGAAACGCCGAATGCCTTTTTTAGAGACGGTGTAACAAACGCAGCAAAGTCAATCGTAAATCTGGAAGCCAATGTATTCTGGACAAACCTTGAATATGCTCCTGACAACGCTTCATTCGCATGGGCTTTTGCAACTGATTTTGGTGTTCAAAGCGATCTGAATAAAAGTGGCGAATATCTGGCGTGGGCCGTACGCTCAGGTGATATTGCGGCAGTTCCTCTGCCAGCTCCGGTCTGGTTTTTGGGCAGCAGTCTTTTAGGTTTGATGGGCTTGCGCAGAAAAGGCGCAATCTGA
- a CDS encoding ArsR/SmtB family transcription factor, whose amino-acid sequence MNKELATLLFESLSSGIRLDVFRLLVKHAPTGLVAGEISTELTLPPTNLSFHLKAMTHAGLVNVTQEGRYQRYRANLTVMQSLIDYLTAECCTGHPELCLDAGEASACCNSD is encoded by the coding sequence ATGAATAAAGAACTCGCCACCTTACTTTTTGAATCGCTGTCCTCCGGCATTCGCCTTGATGTGTTCCGGTTGTTGGTCAAACACGCACCGACCGGTCTGGTTGCCGGTGAAATTTCCACTGAATTGACTTTGCCGCCGACCAACCTGTCCTTTCATTTGAAAGCGATGACGCATGCCGGCCTGGTCAACGTCACTCAAGAAGGACGTTACCAGCGTTACCGAGCCAATTTAACGGTCATGCAATCGTTGATCGATTATCTGACGGCGGAGTGCTGCACGGGTCATCCCGAACTTTGTCTCGATGCCGGTGAGGCTTCGGCGTGTTGCAATAGCGACTAA
- a CDS encoding arsenate reductase ArsC: protein MNVLFLCTGNSCRSLMGEATFNHLAPEGWHAISAGSKPIGRLNSGAVALLQEKGISIEGYYSKSWNDLPVTPDIVISVCGNAAGETCPAYLGPVMRAHWGVEDPAHAEGTEAEIKAAFETAYGILRHRIETFLALPLDELKNDPARLKAELDRIGTLLP from the coding sequence ATGAATGTTTTATTTCTTTGTACCGGTAACTCCTGCCGATCTTTGATGGGCGAGGCCACTTTCAACCATCTGGCGCCCGAAGGCTGGCATGCTATCAGTGCCGGCAGCAAGCCCATCGGTCGTTTAAACAGCGGCGCCGTGGCTTTGCTGCAAGAAAAAGGTATCTCCATCGAAGGCTATTACAGCAAATCCTGGAACGACCTTCCGGTCACGCCGGATATTGTCATCAGCGTTTGCGGTAACGCCGCAGGCGAAACCTGCCCGGCCTATCTCGGCCCGGTCATGCGCGCTCATTGGGGCGTGGAAGACCCGGCGCATGCGGAAGGCACGGAAGCTGAAATCAAAGCGGCATTCGAGACTGCTTACGGCATTTTGCGTCACCGCATCGAAACCTTCCTTGCCTTGCCGCTGGACGAACTGAAGAACGATCCGGCACGTCTGAAAGCCGAGCTGGACCGCATCGGCACCTTGTTACCTTGA
- the arsD gene encoding arsenite efflux transporter metallochaperone ArsD, giving the protein MSTIQIFDPALCCSTGVCGVDVDQQLVDFSADVDWAKQNGAQIERFNLAQEPMAFAENPVVKGFLERSGAEALPLILVDGEVALAGRYPNRNELTRWAAINSIDEKSESSCCSGSKCC; this is encoded by the coding sequence ATGAGCACTATTCAAATTTTCGATCCGGCCTTGTGTTGCAGTACCGGCGTCTGCGGTGTGGACGTCGATCAGCAATTGGTCGATTTTTCCGCCGACGTGGATTGGGCCAAGCAAAATGGCGCACAAATCGAGCGTTTCAACCTGGCTCAAGAACCGATGGCGTTTGCGGAAAACCCGGTCGTCAAAGGCTTCTTGGAACGTTCCGGCGCGGAAGCCTTACCGTTGATTCTGGTCGACGGCGAAGTGGCTCTGGCCGGTCGCTATCCCAATCGTAATGAACTGACACGCTGGGCTGCAATCAATTCAATTGACGAAAAGTCCGAGTCCAGCTGTTGCAGCGGCAGTAAGTGTTGCTAA